The Desulfovibrio sp. UIB00 genome has a window encoding:
- the fliE gene encoding flagellar hook-basal body complex protein FliE, which produces MSIQAVGMRAYSEAVQNFSKVQSTLQQGGSIGGQTQFAKTLDQSLLRDSVDRGENFGAQADFIKYPTQAHTPVTPQNSFSGTIKNSLNKVNELDSAKNAAIEDFAAGRTQNVHELMITMQKSSMAMKLTSAVRGKVLEAYKEISRMQF; this is translated from the coding sequence ATGAGCATTCAGGCAGTTGGCATGCGGGCGTACAGCGAGGCAGTGCAGAATTTCAGCAAGGTGCAGAGCACCCTGCAGCAGGGCGGCTCCATCGGCGGCCAGACCCAGTTTGCCAAAACTCTTGACCAGAGCCTTTTGCGTGACAGCGTTGACCGGGGCGAAAATTTTGGCGCCCAAGCGGATTTTATCAAATATCCCACGCAGGCGCACACGCCGGTGACGCCGCAGAACAGTTTTTCCGGCACCATCAAAAATTCGCTCAATAAGGTTAACGAACTGGACAGCGCCAAAAATGCAGCCATCGAAGATTTTGCCGCAGGCCGCACCCAAAATGTGCACGAACTCATGATCACCATGCAGAAATCCAGCATGGCCATGAAGCTGACCTCTGCCGTGCGCGGCAAGGTGCTTGAGGCCTATAAGGAAATTTCCCGCATGCAGTTCTAG
- the flgC gene encoding flagellar basal body rod protein FlgC gives MDFMTAFDISASGLAADRTRINTISMNLANAKTTRTPQGGPYRRRSVVQQTADVDDPFSIHMRSALDRAVQGVRVSAVTMDNRPFKRVYEPGNPDANAEGYVMYPDINVVEEMANLMTAQRNYEANVTTVDAVKGMFIKALDIGR, from the coding sequence ATGGACTTCATGACGGCATTTGATATCAGCGCGTCCGGCCTTGCAGCCGACCGCACCCGCATCAACACCATTTCGATGAACCTTGCCAACGCCAAGACAACGCGCACGCCCCAGGGCGGGCCGTACCGTCGGCGTAGCGTGGTGCAGCAAACGGCTGATGTGGATGATCCTTTTTCCATCCACATGCGCTCGGCCCTCGACAGGGCGGTCCAGGGCGTGCGTGTTTCTGCCGTGACCATGGACAACCGGCCCTTCAAGCGGGTGTACGAACCAGGCAACCCTGACGCCAATGCGGAAGGCTACGTCATGTACCCCGATATCAACGTGGTTGAGGAAATGGCCAACCTCATGACTGCCCAGCGCAACTATGAGGCCAACGTCACTACGGTGGATGCCGTCAAGGGCATGTTTATCAAGGCTTTGGATATTGGCCGCTAG
- the flgB gene encoding flagellar basal body rod protein FlgB codes for MKSMFNMQIGLVGKVMDMQLQRQNVISGNIANVETPNYKPRELSFEKELQSALGLDARGEMTRTESSHMPTAFRPDSFGPEWDMAIKPRVVHGEDRVNIDKEMAKHAKNQLQYTALTQVMSKSFEGLNNIIQDGKQS; via the coding sequence ATGAAATCAATGTTCAATATGCAGATAGGCCTTGTGGGCAAGGTCATGGATATGCAGTTGCAGCGGCAGAACGTTATCTCGGGCAATATCGCCAACGTGGAGACGCCCAACTACAAGCCGCGCGAACTGTCTTTTGAAAAAGAGCTGCAATCGGCCCTTGGTCTTGACGCAAGAGGGGAGATGACCCGCACGGAATCTTCTCACATGCCCACGGCTTTCAGGCCTGATTCTTTTGGGCCGGAATGGGACATGGCGATCAAGCCGCGTGTTGTTCACGGCGAAGACCGCGTGAATATTGATAAAGAAATGGCCAAGCATGCCAAGAACCAGTTGCAGTACACAGCGCTTACCCAGGTGATGAGCAAGTCTTTTGAAGGACTGAACAACATCATCCAGGATGGCAAGCAGTCCTGA